A window from Megalobrama amblycephala isolate DHTTF-2021 linkage group LG9, ASM1881202v1, whole genome shotgun sequence encodes these proteins:
- the tac1 gene encoding protachykinin-1 isoform X3, whose amino-acid sequence MKFLLPAVVFFLVLCQVFGEELGPKEDLDYWTGSNQIQQDEWLQADPFREILRRITRKPRPHQFIGLMGKRSSANAQITRKRHKINSFVGLMGKRSQEEPESYEWGTVQIYDKRR is encoded by the exons atgaaatttctcttACCGGCTGTAgtcttttttcttgttttgtgcCAAGTTTTTGGAGAAGAATTGGGTCCAAAAGAAGACCTTGATTATTGGACAGGCAGCAATCAGATACAG CAGGATGAGTGGCTTCAGGCGGATCCCTTCAGAGAGATACTAAGACGCATCACGAGGAAACCCCGACCTCATCAGTTCATTGGTCTGATGGGGAAACGGTCCTCTG CAAATGCACAGATTACACGAAAAA GGCATAAAATCAATTCTTTTGTGGGGCTGATGGGTAAAAGAAGCCAAGAGGAGCCAG AATCGTATGAATGGGGAACAGTACAGATCTACGACAAAAGGCGTTAA
- the tac1 gene encoding protachykinin-1 isoform X2, protein MKFLLPAVVFFLVLCQVFGEELGPKEDLDYWTGSNQIQDEWLQADPFREILRRITRKPRPHQFIGLMGKRSSANAQITRKRHKINSFVGLMGKRSQEEPDLLSSQNRMNGEQYRSTTKGVNG, encoded by the exons atgaaatttctcttACCGGCTGTAgtcttttttcttgttttgtgcCAAGTTTTTGGAGAAGAATTGGGTCCAAAAGAAGACCTTGATTATTGGACAGGCAGCAATCAGATACAG GATGAGTGGCTTCAGGCGGATCCCTTCAGAGAGATACTAAGACGCATCACGAGGAAACCCCGACCTCATCAGTTCATTGGTCTGATGGGGAAACGGTCCTCTG CAAATGCACAGATTACACGAAAAA GGCATAAAATCAATTCTTTTGTGGGGCTGATGGGTAAAAGAAGCCAAGAGGAGCCAG ACCTCCTCTCTTCACAGAATCGTATGAATGGGGAACAGTACAGATCTACGACAAAAGGCGTTAATGGCTAA
- the tac1 gene encoding protachykinin-1 isoform X1 — protein MKFLLPAVVFFLVLCQVFGEELGPKEDLDYWTGSNQIQQDEWLQADPFREILRRITRKPRPHQFIGLMGKRSSANAQITRKRHKINSFVGLMGKRSQEEPDLLSSQNRMNGEQYRSTTKGVNG, from the exons atgaaatttctcttACCGGCTGTAgtcttttttcttgttttgtgcCAAGTTTTTGGAGAAGAATTGGGTCCAAAAGAAGACCTTGATTATTGGACAGGCAGCAATCAGATACAG CAGGATGAGTGGCTTCAGGCGGATCCCTTCAGAGAGATACTAAGACGCATCACGAGGAAACCCCGACCTCATCAGTTCATTGGTCTGATGGGGAAACGGTCCTCTG CAAATGCACAGATTACACGAAAAA GGCATAAAATCAATTCTTTTGTGGGGCTGATGGGTAAAAGAAGCCAAGAGGAGCCAG ACCTCCTCTCTTCACAGAATCGTATGAATGGGGAACAGTACAGATCTACGACAAAAGGCGTTAATGGCTAA
- the tac1 gene encoding protachykinin-1 isoform X4: protein MKFLLPAVVFFLVLCQVFGEELGPKEDLDYWTGSNQIQDEWLQADPFREILRRITRKPRPHQFIGLMGKRSSANAQITRKRHKINSFVGLMGKRSQEEPESYEWGTVQIYDKRR, encoded by the exons atgaaatttctcttACCGGCTGTAgtcttttttcttgttttgtgcCAAGTTTTTGGAGAAGAATTGGGTCCAAAAGAAGACCTTGATTATTGGACAGGCAGCAATCAGATACAG GATGAGTGGCTTCAGGCGGATCCCTTCAGAGAGATACTAAGACGCATCACGAGGAAACCCCGACCTCATCAGTTCATTGGTCTGATGGGGAAACGGTCCTCTG CAAATGCACAGATTACACGAAAAA GGCATAAAATCAATTCTTTTGTGGGGCTGATGGGTAAAAGAAGCCAAGAGGAGCCAG AATCGTATGAATGGGGAACAGTACAGATCTACGACAAAAGGCGTTAA